One part of the Gemmatimonadaceae bacterium genome encodes these proteins:
- a CDS encoding DUF1211 domain-containing protein: protein MGKNRLEAFSDGVLAIIITIMVLELEIPTGDSLAALAPLTPVLMSYALSFVYVGIYWNNHHHMLHTCNRVTGGILWANLHLLFWLSLLPFVTGWMGANHFAPVPSALYGVVLLAAAIAYWMLQQTIIASQGPQSPLKAAVGRDWKGRVSPALYLLAIVCTLAWTWVAQVLYVAVALLWLVPDPRIERSLDGAGVPRKVADVDEGAPV, encoded by the coding sequence ATGGGCAAGAACCGACTCGAGGCCTTCAGCGACGGTGTGCTCGCCATCATCATCACGATCATGGTGCTCGAGCTGGAGATTCCCACCGGGGACAGCCTCGCAGCCCTGGCGCCGCTCACTCCGGTGTTGATGAGCTACGCGCTCAGCTTCGTCTACGTAGGGATCTACTGGAACAACCATCACCACATGCTCCACACCTGCAACCGGGTCACCGGGGGCATTCTCTGGGCCAACTTGCATCTGTTGTTCTGGCTGTCGCTCCTTCCCTTCGTCACCGGCTGGATGGGCGCGAACCATTTTGCTCCGGTGCCCTCCGCGCTGTACGGCGTGGTGCTCCTGGCAGCGGCCATCGCCTACTGGATGCTGCAGCAAACCATCATTGCCTCGCAGGGGCCGCAGTCACCGTTGAAGGCCGCGGTCGGCCGTGACTGGAAGGGCAGGGTGTCGCCAGCACTCTATCTCCTCGCCATCGTGTGTACGTTGGCGTGGACGTGGGTGGCGCAGGTCCTCTACGTCGCCGTTGCGCTGCTCTGGCTGGTGCCTGATCCCCGAATCGAGCGATCGTTGGATGGCGCCGGCGTGCCCCGGAAAGTTGCTGACGTCGACGAAGGCGCACCTGTCTGA
- a CDS encoding NAD(P)H-dependent oxidoreductase, which produces MRPAVPQPKLNILVFGASLRGDSLNVKLADLAARTAQQAGATVDRAAMRDFDVPPYDGDEERAHDLPTGAQEFRRRLMASDAFIISSPEYNASMPGLLKNLIDWTSRFRPQPFDGKHGLLLSASPSLVGGNRGLWSLRVPFEHLGARIYPDMFSLAQAHKALVAGSISDNALQARFERNIESFLSLVEAARHYPCIKRAWVEFLGEPPSSEADRVDPVSA; this is translated from the coding sequence ATGAGACCAGCCGTTCCGCAGCCAAAGCTCAATATTCTCGTGTTCGGTGCCTCGCTTCGCGGTGACTCGCTGAACGTCAAGCTCGCCGACCTCGCAGCCAGGACCGCCCAGCAGGCCGGCGCGACGGTGGATCGGGCCGCCATGCGGGATTTCGACGTCCCGCCGTACGACGGCGATGAGGAGAGAGCGCACGATCTCCCCACCGGGGCGCAGGAGTTCCGGCGTCGCCTCATGGCAAGCGATGCGTTCATCATTTCGTCGCCGGAGTACAACGCGTCGATGCCAGGGTTACTCAAGAACCTGATCGATTGGACCTCGCGCTTTCGGCCGCAACCGTTCGACGGCAAGCATGGCCTGCTCCTGAGTGCCTCACCCTCGCTCGTGGGTGGCAATCGGGGTTTGTGGTCCCTGCGAGTTCCGTTCGAGCACCTCGGCGCGCGGATCTACCCTGACATGTTCTCACTGGCGCAGGCACACAAGGCACTGGTAGCCGGCAGTATCTCGGACAACGCGCTGCAGGCCCGCTTCGAGAGAAACATCGAGTCCTTCCTGTCGCTGGTCGAAGCCGCTCGGCACTACCCGTGCATCAAGCGCGCGTGGGTCGAGTTCCTCGGGGAACCGCCAAGCTCCGAGGCCGATCGCGTGGACCCGGTGTCTGCTTGA
- a CDS encoding lipocalin-like domain-containing protein gives MNSPGDTTYSLGRQPIGFFIYDAAGNVSIQAMRAMPTGAFTKDSVPIRGMAEVRTQYLGYFGTYTLTSDSTVVHHVRGGTIPAYIGTDQRRNFRFRGDTLSVSEHEPWACRKLARVH, from the coding sequence GTGAATAGCCCCGGCGACACGACCTACTCGCTCGGTCGCCAGCCGATCGGCTTCTTCATCTACGATGCGGCAGGAAACGTCTCCATTCAGGCGATGCGCGCGATGCCGACGGGCGCCTTCACGAAGGACTCCGTTCCAATTCGCGGTATGGCAGAAGTGCGCACACAATACCTCGGGTACTTCGGTACCTACACCCTCACGTCGGACTCGACCGTCGTTCATCACGTCCGGGGAGGTACGATCCCGGCGTACATCGGGACGGACCAGCGCCGCAACTTCCGGTTTCGCGGTGATACGCTCTCAGTCAGCGAGCACGAGCCGTGGGCCTGTCGAAAGCTTGCGCGCGTGCACTAG
- a CDS encoding type II toxin-antitoxin system Phd/YefM family antitoxin: MTVKTSYSHARENLATLWDQVEDSREAAVIQRRGHEDMALIPADELSSLRETAYLLRSPQNAVRLLTALTRARRGRTKATDLDALRRELGVSENP, translated from the coding sequence ATGACCGTCAAGACCAGCTACAGCCACGCCCGCGAGAACTTGGCCACGCTCTGGGATCAGGTCGAGGACTCCCGAGAGGCCGCCGTCATTCAACGGCGTGGCCACGAAGACATGGCGCTGATCCCCGCAGATGAACTGAGCAGCCTGCGGGAGACCGCGTACTTGCTCCGCTCCCCTCAGAATGCGGTGCGGCTGCTGACAGCGTTGACGCGCGCTCGGCGCGGGCGCACCAAGGCGACGGATCTCGACGCTCTCCGCCGCGAGCTCGGGGTGTCGGAGAATCCTTGA
- a CDS encoding Txe/YoeB family addiction module toxin has protein sequence MSKRRRSAVLEPECLEDLRYWVDTNRKTALRVLDLVEAVLRDPFAGIGKPEPLKHLGGNVWSRRINEVDRLVYEVFADRVAFLQARYHY, from the coding sequence GTGTCCAAGCGTCGGCGCAGCGCGGTCCTCGAACCGGAGTGTCTCGAGGACCTCCGCTACTGGGTGGACACGAACCGCAAGACGGCCCTCCGGGTCTTGGACCTGGTCGAGGCTGTGCTGCGCGACCCGTTCGCGGGCATCGGCAAGCCAGAACCCCTCAAGCACCTGGGCGGCAACGTGTGGTCGCGACGGATCAACGAGGTCGATCGCCTGGTCTACGAGGTCTTCGCCGACAGAGTCGCGTTTCTTCAGGCTCGCTATCACTACTGA
- a CDS encoding integron integrase: MPRLLEQVRAAIRTRHYSLRTERTYRSWIIRYVRFCGLRHPAECGEVEVKAFVEALTRARPLSASTQGQAIAALLFLYRDVLGRPLARLPSVVRPKHAHRLPNILEPPEVDLVLARLTEPVKLVVALLYGSGLRLNEALSLRLKDIDLVRRTIVVRAGKGNKDRRTMLPERLLDQLGARIAELRGGHLRALQKGGGYYPLPDALAAKLPGAVRDWRWGWLFPARADVYDRVLRRRVRYPLHATTVQRAISGAVRSSGINRRATAHTFRHSFATQLLRSGCDIRTVQELLGHVDVSTTMIYLHVLDRGPGVRSPLDVLPGPPPSSG, translated from the coding sequence GTGCCACGACTGCTCGAACAGGTTCGCGCTGCGATTCGCACGCGCCATTACAGTCTGCGCACCGAGCGCACGTATCGGAGCTGGATCATTCGATACGTGCGCTTCTGCGGACTGCGTCATCCTGCCGAGTGTGGCGAGGTCGAGGTCAAGGCGTTTGTCGAGGCGCTCACCAGGGCGCGGCCGCTGAGTGCCAGCACACAGGGGCAGGCCATCGCGGCGCTGCTCTTCCTGTATCGGGACGTGCTGGGTCGGCCACTGGCGCGGTTGCCGAGCGTGGTTCGCCCGAAGCACGCCCATCGGCTGCCGAACATCCTGGAGCCGCCCGAGGTCGACCTGGTTCTTGCTCGGCTCACCGAGCCGGTGAAGCTCGTGGTGGCGTTGCTCTACGGGTCCGGGCTGCGGCTGAACGAGGCGCTGTCGTTGCGGCTCAAGGACATCGACCTCGTGCGGCGCACGATCGTTGTACGCGCCGGAAAGGGCAACAAGGATCGGCGTACCATGTTGCCAGAGCGTCTCCTCGATCAACTCGGCGCGCGGATCGCCGAGTTGCGCGGCGGACATCTGCGGGCGCTGCAGAAGGGGGGAGGGTACTATCCCTTACCGGACGCATTGGCGGCGAAGCTCCCAGGCGCCGTGCGGGACTGGCGCTGGGGCTGGCTCTTCCCTGCGCGCGCGGACGTGTATGACAGGGTGCTGCGACGCAGGGTGCGGTATCCATTGCATGCGACCACCGTGCAACGCGCCATCTCGGGCGCGGTGCGATCGTCCGGGATCAACCGCCGGGCCACGGCGCACACCTTTCGTCACTCGTTTGCCACGCAGTTGTTGCGGAGCGGCTGCGACATTCGCACCGTTCAGGAACTGCTCGGCCATGTCGACGTGTCGACGACGATGATTTACCTGCACGTACTCGATCGCGGTCCGGGCGTTCGCAGTCCTCTTGACGTGCTTCCGGGCCCGCCGCCATCATCGGGGTGA
- a CDS encoding DUF1080 domain-containing protein, with protein MTRLPLATIALALIASSVSAQSTQAWRAHDPERPKPPVVTPAETLGQPPSDAIVLFDGSNLDQWSGPDGQPAGWAIRDGYMETAPGAGPLLTRRAFGDAQLHIEFATPSRVQGAGQGRGNSGVILMGLYEVQVLDSYENLTYADGQAAAIYGQYPPLVNASRAPGAWQTYDIVFRRPRFGADTRITSPARLTVFHNGVLVQDAEPLWGPTTWLQHLAYKRHPDTLPLVLQDHDNPVRYRNIWIRPLGDIARPGGLASASTTVIVPTAVLRAYAGNYAMPNGDPVGTIRLTGGRLTLLMPGSPRERELVLVPITRDRFHLLHTAGTVAFTRSGRETTMRLRFAEIDRVGTRR; from the coding sequence ATGACCCGCCTGCCGCTCGCGACGATCGCCCTCGCCCTGATCGCATCATCCGTCTCCGCACAGTCCACGCAAGCTTGGCGTGCACATGACCCAGAGCGCCCCAAACCACCGGTCGTGACGCCTGCCGAGACCCTGGGGCAGCCGCCGTCCGACGCCATCGTCCTCTTCGACGGCTCGAACCTCGACCAGTGGTCCGGCCCCGACGGACAGCCGGCCGGCTGGGCGATCCGCGACGGCTACATGGAAACCGCCCCGGGCGCAGGCCCCCTCCTCACCCGGCGCGCGTTCGGCGACGCCCAACTGCACATCGAGTTCGCCACACCATCCCGCGTGCAGGGCGCCGGACAAGGTCGCGGCAACAGCGGCGTCATCCTCATGGGACTCTACGAAGTCCAGGTGCTCGACTCGTACGAGAACCTCACATACGCCGACGGCCAGGCCGCTGCGATCTACGGGCAATACCCGCCATTGGTCAACGCATCGCGAGCACCCGGTGCCTGGCAAACGTACGACATCGTATTCCGCCGCCCTCGCTTCGGCGCCGACACCCGCATCACCTCGCCCGCTCGGCTCACGGTCTTCCACAACGGCGTCCTGGTGCAGGACGCCGAACCACTCTGGGGACCTACCACGTGGCTGCAGCACCTCGCCTACAAGCGCCATCCCGACACGCTCCCGCTGGTCCTCCAGGACCACGACAACCCCGTTCGCTATCGCAACATCTGGATCCGACCGCTGGGCGACATCGCCCGACCCGGCGGACTCGCCAGCGCCTCAACGACCGTCATCGTGCCGACCGCCGTCCTCCGCGCGTATGCGGGCAACTACGCCATGCCGAATGGCGATCCCGTCGGCACCATCAGATTGACGGGCGGGCGACTCACGCTCCTGATGCCCGGATCGCCGCGCGAACGTGAACTCGTGCTGGTGCCGATCACGCGCGACCGCTTTCACCTGCTGCACACCGCTGGGACCGTGGCGTTCACTCGCAGCGGCCGTGAGACGACCATGAGGCTGCGCTTCGCGGAGATCGACCGGGTTGGCACGCGCCGCTGA
- a CDS encoding zinc ribbon domain-containing protein, translating to MPIYEYACPNCTHRFEALVRNEQAPTSCPACSATGIERQLSLPAVKSESTHAKAMAAAQRRDAAQAKDNAHEQRKYELSHDD from the coding sequence ATGCCCATCTACGAATACGCCTGCCCGAACTGCACCCACCGCTTTGAAGCCCTGGTGCGGAACGAACAGGCGCCCACATCGTGCCCCGCGTGCAGCGCCACCGGGATCGAGCGGCAACTCTCGCTCCCGGCGGTGAAATCCGAGAGCACGCATGCAAAGGCCATGGCCGCCGCCCAACGACGCGATGCCGCCCAGGCCAAGGACAACGCTCACGAGCAGCGCAAATACGAGCTGAGCCACGACGACTAG
- a CDS encoding PorT family protein — MKRCSGQLGRVVAAAVLVTLPALGAVLAQSQVSAIAGATFSTLRGVDGLDRRTGLIGGLSIVLPSSGITAFQPEVLLVSKGAKGTNSGPDGLKLNYVEVPLLFRLSLDTGAGMVPFVYAGPYLGFQIDCKVQGVDADCADAPGVSTRTVDIGGAFGGGLGFDLGGALLTTGVRYSFGVSKIADFDVGNVRESAKNGSFALYAGLGFRIGER, encoded by the coding sequence ATGAAGCGTTGTTCAGGTCAGCTGGGTCGCGTGGTTGCTGCAGCCGTTCTGGTCACCCTGCCGGCGCTCGGTGCCGTGCTTGCGCAATCGCAGGTGAGCGCGATCGCGGGTGCGACCTTTTCGACGCTACGGGGTGTCGACGGTCTCGACCGGCGTACGGGGTTGATCGGTGGCCTGTCGATCGTTCTGCCCTCGAGCGGCATCACGGCGTTTCAACCCGAGGTGTTGCTCGTGAGCAAGGGGGCGAAGGGCACCAACAGCGGCCCCGACGGGCTCAAGCTGAACTATGTGGAAGTCCCGCTGCTGTTTCGGTTGTCGCTCGACACGGGCGCCGGCATGGTACCGTTTGTCTACGCTGGTCCATACCTCGGCTTTCAGATCGACTGCAAGGTCCAGGGCGTCGATGCCGACTGCGCCGACGCGCCGGGTGTGAGCACACGGACCGTGGACATCGGTGGTGCTTTTGGCGGGGGCCTTGGCTTCGACCTTGGCGGTGCCCTGTTGACGACCGGCGTTCGCTACAGCTTTGGCGTTTCGAAGATCGCCGACTTTGATGTCGGCAACGTGCGCGAGTCGGCAAAGAACGGCTCGTTTGCGCTTTACGCCGGGCTCGGCTTCAGGATCGGGGAGCGGTAG
- the aroF gene encoding 3-deoxy-7-phosphoheptulonate synthase — protein MSDTPLVARAADRPLSTRIEVGNPRGPVAPFTVGGHQFVVAAGPCSVEGRDMLLETARGVRRGGAVLLRGGAFKPRTNPYAFQGLGDEALDLLAEARAECGLAIVTECLDLRHADRIGAIADMIQVGARNMQNVPLLAAIAAQGKPVLLKRGSSATIKELLGAAEYLAVHGNLQVILCERGIRTFETSTRNTLDIAAIPVLKRETHLPVFVDPSHAAGDAHYVRALARAAMAAGADGLIVEVHPSPATALSDGAQSLTLGAFDAMMQELSLLAPALGRSLPTLVAGADTRRHVA, from the coding sequence ATGTCCGACACACCGCTCGTCGCCCGCGCCGCTGACCGGCCGCTTTCCACCCGCATCGAGGTGGGCAATCCGCGTGGCCCCGTCGCGCCGTTCACCGTGGGCGGTCACCAGTTCGTGGTGGCGGCCGGCCCCTGTTCGGTGGAGGGTCGTGACATGCTGCTGGAGACCGCACGCGGCGTTCGCCGCGGAGGTGCGGTGCTCCTCCGCGGAGGGGCGTTCAAGCCCAGGACCAATCCTTATGCTTTCCAGGGTTTGGGCGATGAGGCGCTGGACCTGCTCGCTGAAGCGCGTGCCGAGTGTGGGCTCGCGATCGTGACCGAGTGTCTGGACCTGCGTCACGCCGATCGGATCGGGGCGATCGCGGACATGATCCAGGTGGGAGCGCGCAACATGCAGAACGTGCCGTTGCTCGCCGCAATCGCTGCCCAGGGCAAGCCTGTCCTGCTCAAGCGCGGATCCTCGGCGACCATCAAGGAACTGCTCGGCGCCGCGGAGTACCTCGCCGTGCATGGCAACCTGCAGGTGATCCTTTGTGAACGCGGGATCCGCACGTTCGAAACGTCGACCCGCAACACGCTCGACATCGCCGCGATTCCCGTCCTCAAGCGCGAGACGCACCTGCCTGTGTTCGTCGACCCGAGCCATGCGGCGGGCGACGCGCATTATGTGCGCGCTCTTGCCCGGGCAGCCATGGCCGCCGGCGCGGACGGCCTCATCGTCGAGGTGCATCCGTCGCCCGCGACGGCGTTGTCCGACGGCGCACAATCCCTCACACTCGGTGCCTTCGACGCGATGATGCAGGAACTCTCCCTGCTCGCGCCCGCCTTGGGCAGGAGCTTGCCCACGCTGGTGGCGGGAGCGGACACGCGGCGTCACGTCGCGTGA
- a CDS encoding PepSY domain-containing protein, with product MRRLLVRLHRWIGLTSGLVVFVAGVSGAIYVWEQELFALVHPHLVTVPASSSAVSADSLLASARRAMPQGRPVTRMIIYGNPRRAAIAQSQRENPEGRHYFSQLRWFDEVYLDPHTGDVLGVADRKHDWIYLTRNIHTSLLLAQWGEWIVGVATLAFILMCVVGLVLWWPRTRTVLSTRLVPKLGGRWKRTVFDAHNIFGFYGLAGLLIVGITGPVWTWRWYTDAIVWTLTGEARLVSQPVPTPRRTPYWVSQPLETALTSTRTLAPAAQRYLIEVPADDRRVLTVGAVFDRESLWEEYERFYFHPVSATLLGDERFDEKNLGMKWRNSNYGIHTGTLFGWPTQIVATLVSLLAASLPLTGATIWLPRWMRRRSGTRQHAPPKARATDLPT from the coding sequence ATGCGCCGCCTCCTCGTCAGGCTTCACCGCTGGATCGGGCTCACGTCCGGGCTCGTCGTTTTCGTGGCCGGCGTATCGGGCGCCATCTACGTGTGGGAGCAGGAGCTGTTCGCGCTCGTCCACCCGCACCTGGTCACTGTGCCGGCGAGCTCCTCCGCGGTAAGCGCCGACTCGCTGCTCGCCTCGGCGCGACGCGCGATGCCGCAGGGACGACCCGTCACCCGCATGATCATCTACGGCAACCCGCGGCGGGCAGCGATCGCGCAGTCGCAGCGCGAGAACCCCGAGGGCCGGCACTACTTCTCGCAGCTGCGATGGTTCGACGAGGTCTACCTCGATCCCCACACCGGTGACGTGCTGGGCGTCGCGGATCGCAAGCACGACTGGATCTACCTCACGCGAAACATCCACACCTCGCTCCTCCTCGCTCAGTGGGGCGAGTGGATCGTTGGTGTGGCGACGCTGGCCTTCATCCTGATGTGCGTCGTTGGGCTCGTTCTCTGGTGGCCACGCACGCGAACCGTGCTGTCCACACGCCTCGTACCGAAACTGGGCGGGCGATGGAAGCGCACCGTGTTCGACGCACACAACATCTTCGGGTTCTACGGGCTCGCCGGACTCCTGATCGTGGGCATCACGGGCCCGGTGTGGACCTGGCGATGGTACACGGATGCCATCGTGTGGACGCTGACCGGCGAAGCGCGTCTCGTCTCGCAGCCGGTGCCGACGCCGCGACGCACTCCCTACTGGGTGAGCCAGCCGCTCGAAACCGCGCTGACCTCCACACGGACGCTTGCACCGGCCGCGCAGCGCTACCTCATCGAAGTTCCAGCCGACGATCGGCGTGTGCTCACAGTGGGGGCCGTGTTTGACCGCGAGAGCCTCTGGGAGGAGTACGAACGCTTCTACTTCCACCCAGTCAGCGCCACACTGCTCGGCGATGAACGCTTCGACGAGAAGAACCTCGGCATGAAGTGGCGCAACTCGAACTACGGCATTCACACCGGCACGCTGTTCGGCTGGCCGACGCAGATCGTTGCCACGCTGGTCAGCCTGCTCGCCGCGAGTCTGCCACTGACGGGAGCCACGATCTGGCTTCCGCGCTGGATGCGTCGGCGGTCAGGCACGCGACAACACGCACCGCCCAAAGCGCGCGCGACGGACCTCCCAACGTGA
- a CDS encoding ankyrin repeat domain-containing protein, protein MLRRVYPLMALAVVLLAAAAAPSDESPVADAAMKRDTAKVRLLIRQGADVNAAQSDGMTALHWAAAMGDVATTRMLVVAGARVEATTRNGSYTPLHLAARAGRGATVSALIEAGANVNAATTAGGARPLHLAAMQGSEEAVAALLKAGASVDQKDGAWEQTPLMWAANYNRVAVITLLVKSGASLKAMSKIEDTPARDRADRASNQLRQRRVAALKAAEQPPRPAGAAVAAGAGGTTGPQPAQLARARTDSGASPTGRRSATPATAARRDSSASPVRDSAATRRPATDNEPRPANTASDTQQDSARTRAGQERSLGYADLVGNRGGLTPLLFAVRQGNTAAVEALLAAGAPINDVSGGDHTSPLLMATINGHFDIAMQLLAKGADPRLASEACATPLYATINVQWAAKSLYPQPTAQTQQQTTHLELMEALLAKGADPNVRLTKHLWYMSYNFDLLGVNTQGATPFWRAAYGLDVPAMKLLLAHGADPNIPTSKPAGRIRNDDSSPDEEGGAAKDPSGLPPIPTGGPGVYAVHAASGVGYGEGFAANSHRHAPDAWIPAMKFLIEELKMDVNQRDLNGFTPLHHAAARGDDDLIQYLMSKGADITVVSRRGQTVADMANGPVQRIPPFVETVALLEKLGSKNSHKCRSC, encoded by the coding sequence ATGCTGCGACGCGTGTACCCCCTGATGGCGCTTGCCGTCGTCCTGCTTGCTGCAGCCGCGGCGCCGAGCGATGAGTCGCCGGTGGCCGATGCCGCCATGAAGCGGGACACCGCGAAGGTGAGACTGCTCATCAGGCAGGGCGCCGACGTAAACGCCGCGCAGAGCGACGGCATGACCGCGCTGCATTGGGCGGCGGCGATGGGGGATGTGGCGACGACGCGCATGCTGGTGGTGGCCGGGGCGCGCGTGGAAGCAACGACCCGCAACGGGAGCTACACGCCGTTGCATCTGGCGGCGCGCGCGGGTCGTGGAGCGACGGTGAGTGCGCTCATCGAGGCCGGCGCCAACGTGAACGCCGCCACGACGGCTGGTGGGGCGCGTCCGCTGCACCTGGCCGCGATGCAGGGCAGCGAGGAGGCGGTCGCCGCATTGCTCAAGGCCGGCGCGAGCGTCGACCAGAAGGACGGCGCCTGGGAGCAGACACCTTTGATGTGGGCGGCCAACTACAATCGGGTTGCCGTCATCACGTTGCTGGTGAAGTCCGGGGCGAGCCTGAAGGCGATGTCGAAGATCGAAGACACGCCGGCCCGGGATCGGGCCGATCGCGCCTCGAATCAGTTGCGCCAGCGGCGCGTTGCGGCGCTGAAGGCGGCTGAGCAACCGCCACGTCCAGCCGGTGCTGCGGTCGCTGCCGGTGCCGGCGGAACGACCGGCCCGCAGCCCGCCCAGCTGGCACGGGCGCGAACCGATAGCGGAGCGTCGCCGACCGGCCGACGCAGTGCGACACCGGCCACGGCCGCGCGTCGCGATTCCTCGGCGTCGCCGGTGCGCGACTCGGCGGCCACGCGGCGGCCGGCGACCGACAACGAACCGCGCCCGGCCAACACCGCCAGTGACACGCAGCAGGACTCCGCGCGCACCCGGGCGGGGCAGGAGCGTTCGTTAGGCTACGCCGACCTGGTCGGCAATCGGGGCGGTCTCACACCGCTGCTGTTTGCCGTGCGGCAGGGGAACACCGCCGCCGTCGAAGCGCTGCTCGCGGCTGGTGCGCCGATCAATGATGTGAGCGGCGGGGATCACACCAGCCCGCTCCTCATGGCCACGATCAATGGCCACTTCGACATCGCCATGCAGCTGCTCGCCAAGGGTGCGGACCCTCGGCTCGCCAGCGAGGCCTGCGCTACGCCGCTCTACGCAACGATCAACGTGCAGTGGGCTGCCAAGTCTCTGTACCCACAGCCGACCGCGCAAACGCAGCAGCAGACGACGCACCTCGAACTCATGGAGGCGCTGCTCGCAAAGGGCGCCGACCCGAACGTGCGCCTGACGAAGCACCTGTGGTACATGTCGTACAACTTCGACCTGCTCGGCGTAAACACGCAGGGCGCTACACCGTTCTGGCGTGCGGCGTACGGGCTGGACGTCCCGGCGATGAAGCTCCTGCTCGCGCACGGTGCCGACCCGAACATCCCGACGTCCAAGCCGGCTGGCCGGATCCGGAACGACGACTCGTCGCCCGATGAAGAAGGCGGCGCCGCGAAGGACCCTTCGGGCCTGCCGCCCATTCCGACCGGTGGTCCCGGCGTCTACGCGGTTCACGCTGCGTCGGGTGTTGGCTACGGCGAAGGGTTCGCCGCCAACTCGCACCGGCACGCACCCGACGCGTGGATTCCGGCGATGAAGTTCCTCATCGAGGAGCTCAAGATGGACGTGAACCAGCGCGACCTGAACGGGTTCACCCCGTTGCATCACGCGGCGGCGCGGGGTGACGACGACCTGATTCAGTACCTGATGTCGAAGGGCGCCGACATCACCGTCGTGAGCCGTCGCGGCCAGACGGTGGCCGACATGGCCAACGGCCCCGTGCAGCGCATTCCTCCGTTCGTGGAGACCGTCGCCCTGCTCGAGAAGCTCGGGAGCAAGAACTCGCACAAGTGCCGGAGCTGCTGA
- a CDS encoding DUF1552 domain-containing protein codes for MQFLIGKPLPRRRFVKGMGATVALPFLDAMVPVGRSGLGKAATDRTRLVAIEMVHGAAGCNELGAKLNLWSPAAAGRSFDLAPTALSSLEPYREYLTIVSNTDVRGAEPITPKEIGGDHFRSSAVYLTQSHPRQTEGSDVRVGTSLDQMYAQRFGQETPIPSLQLCIEPVDQAGGCAYGYACVYTDSISWASPTEPLPVIRDPRVAFEKLFGVGGSAAERSSRRQTRRSILDFVAGELTSLKKTLGAEDRSRMDKYLEDIREVERRIARTEARNASGEPRDLPGAPAGVPDSFAEHVQLMFDIQALAFAADITRVFSFKMGRDGSSRTYPESGTDKPFHPASHHGGTEKNVKDFNLINKYHVAMLPYFLDKLKGIQEGDANMLEKTLIMYGSPMGDSNLHNHRRCPLIVMGKANGRLDGNVHIKAANDTPMANAMLSVMHSLGMDDTKAFGDSTSALSLRASDATRTDPGQ; via the coding sequence ATGCAATTCCTGATTGGAAAGCCGCTTCCCCGTCGCAGGTTCGTGAAGGGCATGGGCGCCACGGTGGCGCTGCCGTTCCTCGACGCGATGGTGCCGGTGGGCCGCAGTGGCCTGGGCAAGGCGGCGACGGATCGCACGCGACTCGTCGCCATCGAAATGGTGCACGGCGCGGCCGGCTGCAATGAGCTTGGCGCCAAGCTCAATCTGTGGTCGCCTGCGGCCGCGGGGCGGAGCTTCGATCTGGCGCCCACCGCGCTCAGCTCGCTCGAACCATACCGGGAGTACCTGACCATCGTCTCCAACACGGACGTGCGTGGCGCCGAGCCTATCACGCCCAAGGAGATCGGCGGCGATCACTTCCGGTCGAGTGCGGTCTACCTCACGCAGTCGCATCCGCGGCAGACCGAGGGCTCCGACGTGCGGGTCGGTACGTCGCTCGATCAGATGTATGCACAGCGATTCGGCCAGGAGACGCCGATTCCGTCGCTGCAGCTCTGCATCGAACCGGTGGACCAGGCGGGTGGCTGCGCCTACGGCTATGCCTGCGTCTACACCGACTCCATCAGCTGGGCGTCGCCGACCGAGCCGCTCCCGGTCATCCGCGATCCGCGGGTCGCCTTCGAGAAGCTGTTCGGCGTCGGAGGGTCCGCGGCGGAGCGCTCGTCGCGCCGACAAACGCGCCGCAGCATCCTCGATTTTGTCGCTGGTGAGCTGACGTCGCTCAAGAAGACGCTCGGCGCCGAGGACCGCTCCCGGATGGACAAGTACCTCGAGGACATCCGGGAAGTCGAGCGACGGATTGCGCGCACCGAGGCCCGCAACGCGTCGGGCGAGCCGCGTGACCTCCCGGGGGCCCCCGCGGGTGTCCCGGATTCCTTCGCCGAACACGTGCAGCTGATGTTCGACATCCAGGCGCTTGCCTTCGCCGCCGACATCACGCGCGTCTTTTCGTTCAAGATGGGGCGCGATGGCTCCAGCCGGACGTACCCGGAGAGCGGGACCGACAAGCCGTTCCATCCAGCGTCGCACCACGGCGGCACGGAGAAGAACGTCAAGGATTTCAACCTCATCAACAAATACCACGTGGCGATGCTGCCGTACTTCCTGGACAAGCTGAAGGGCATCCAGGAAGGCGACGCCAACATGCTGGAGAAGACGCTCATCATGTACGGCTCACCGATGGGCGATTCGAACCTGCACAACCATCGTCGATGCCCGCTGATCGTCATGGGCAAGGCGAACGGCCGACTCGACGGCAATGTCCACATCAAGGCAGCGAACGACACGCCGATGGCCAACGCCATGCTCAGCGTGATGCATTCGCTCGGCATGGACGACACGAAGGCCTTCGGAGACAGCACGAGCGCGCTGTCGCTCCGCGCGTCTGACGCGACGCGCACGGATCCCGGCCAGTGA